ttttctaacctTTGATTTCTGTTTCTGTGGTAAATTACTGCTACTAGAAATCTAATTGTGTTCGGTTAGTTAGACTTCATgggtttgaatttatttatttttttgttaaagaggtTCCATTATACAGAATACCCCTAAACTTTGTACTTTATATAGAAATACCATTGAAAACACACTCAAGACATAAACTACcaaaagagttaaaaataCAGTTACTAtaattatcctaattttagtaataaatgaaattgagagaatttcctttgattttcaggaacaaggataattaatcaatgaaaaagaaatgaagaggtttatccatgcaagcttcaaaccaaagtcaaggatgtcgatccttctaggggagtccaaagttcccccttattcttctccctttactttgattttcaaaagcttgaatttttttaagtgGGGGTGGGCAATAGCTTACATGTTTAGTCTAAACTTGGGGGTTCAAATGttttgcccaaatttcaaaatttctaaaaaaaatttccttacaATAAGGAGCATTATACCTTATTAGCTTacttagatcttgcataaaaagcatgaCCGGCAACCCTTGACCACTGAGCTTGGGTTTGTGATGTAAAATTCTGAATGTTGATGATTatatgtgctgaaatttgagaataagctgCCATCTTTTTTGGTTTACATCCCTTTTTAGCGGTATCTTATTGAGATGTTAGCGATATCTTGttgagatgtgaatgcttgattgataaaatggtatgtgtgttgtgaatgcttgattgcatgtatataataaataagtgcatggatacttttctagctttgtcttcctttgttgctttgccgtgacttacctatgatgcgcttagtccaaacctagcctagatagagttaaaaaaggataggaggaactctttagaaattgagatggttttaataaaaaacatgaGTTAGGAGCTGTTTGTGTAGCCACAATGAACTAAATCCCTTTAGAAAAGGGTGgacattaacaaaacttgttgccacttcgaagggagtagtcaaacttagaaactaagtgtagaaccatagaaaggttagcccaccggttctagcaagacctagttaccacattgcatatcaaagaaagaatagagagacttgcaaacgTAAACAGTGAAacaattaagagctaaaaaaaacaaacaacatatgcaatatacatcagaaaaatcccataaaaaatgaggggaaacttcacttatggcctaaccaaaaccaaaccacctactcttagcgttctagacatagcatcgagtttgacgagggctttgaaaagaggaggaatcctccccgttccatagtagggggaaaacgaggcttgttgtcactccgaagggagcagtcaaacttagaaactaagtctagaaccatagaaaggttaccccaCCGGTTCTTTGTgcgtaccaaagaaacaaaagagatagttgcaaatgtaAAACGTAAAACAGCGAGacaattaagagctaaaaaaaaaaaacaatatgcattatacattagaaaaatcccataaaaaaatgaggggaaacttcacttatggcctaaccaaaaccagaccacctactcttagcgttctagacatagcatcgattttgatgagggctttgaaaagagggggaatcctccccgttcaacactagggggaaaacgaggcttgttgtcactccgaagggagcagtcaaacttagcattgagtttgacgagggctttgaaaagaggaggaatcctccccgttccatagtagggggaaaacgaggcttgttgtcactccgacTAAgtctagaaccatagaaaggttaccccaCCGGTTATTGTGTgcgtaccaaagaaacaaaagagatagttgcaaatgtaAAACGTAAAACAACAGAGacaattaagagctaaaaaaaaacaaaacatatgcaatatacatcagaaaaatcccataaaaaatgaggggaaacttcacttatggcctaaccaaaaccagaccacatactcttagcgttctagacatagcatcgagtttgatgagggctttgaaaagaggaggaatcctccccgttccacactagggggaaaacgaggcttgttgtcactccgaagggagcagtcaaacttagcattgagtttgacgagggctttgaaaagaggaggaatcctccccgttccatagtagggggaaaacgaggcttgttgtcactccgaagggagcagtcaaacttagaaactaagtctagaaccatagaaaggttaccccaCCGGTTCTTGTGTgcgtaccaaagaaacaaaagagatagttgcaaatgtaAAACGTAAAACAGTGACacaattaagagctaaaaaaaacaaacaacatatgcaatatacatcagaaaaatcccataaaaaatgaggggaaacttcacttatggcctaaccaaaaccagaccacctactcttagcgttctagacatagcatcgagtttgatgagggctttgaaaagaggaggaatcctccccgttccacactagggggaaaacgaggcttgttgtcactccgaagggagcagtcaaacttagcattgagtttgacgagggctttgaaaagaggaggaatcctccccgttccatagtagggggaaaacgaggcttgttgtcactccgaagggagcagtcaaacttagaaactaagtctagaaccatagaaaggttaccccaCCGGTTCTTGTGTgcgtaccaaagaaacaaaagagatagttgcaaatgtaAAACGTAAAACAGCGAGacaattaagagctaaaaaaaacaaacaacatatgcaatatacatcagaaaaatcccataaaaaatgaggggaaacttcacttatggcctaaccaaaaccagaccacctactcttagcgttctagacatagcatcgagtttgatgagggctttgaaaagaggaggaatcctccccgttccacactagggggaaaacgaggcttgttgtcactccgaagggagcagtcaaacttagcattgagtttgacgagggctttgaaaagaggaggaatcctccccgttccatagtagggggaaaacgaggcttgttgtcactccgaagggagcagtcaaacttagaaactaagtctagaaccatagaaaggttaccccaCCGGTTCTTGTGTgcgtaccaaagaaacaaaagagatagttgcaaatgtaAAACGTAAAACAGTGACacaattaagagctaaaaaaaacaaacaacatatgcaatatacatcagaaaaatcccataaaaaatgaggggaaacttcacttatggcctaaccaaaaccagaccacctactcttagcgttctagacatagcatcgagtttgatgagggctttgaaaagaggaggaatcctccccgttccacactagggggaaaacgaggcttgttgtcactccgaagggagcagtcaaacttagaaactaagtctagaaccatagaaaggttaccccaCCGGTTCTTGTGTgcgtaccaaagaaacaaaagagatagttgcaaatgtaAAACGTAAAACAACGAGacaattaagagctaaaaaaaacaaacaacatatgcattatacatcagaaaaatcccattcagattgttttatcttctcatGTTGGGCTACTTCCAAGCAATGTTTTAAGCGAAGGGTGGATAATAGCTCACTTGTTTAGTCTAAACTTggggatttcaaattttgtccaaatttcaaaatttttcaaaagtttttcattacaaTAATGAGCATCATAGCTtcttagatcttgcataaaaggCATGACTGTCAACCCTTGAGCACTAAGCTCGGGTTTGTGACGTGAgattctgaattttgatgagtatatgtactgaaatttgagaataagcttatgtcctttttgtgtttgctaagtttcaactaatactctcagtatttatctttgtgcttATGTGATAGATTTGTTATGCACTGTAGTGATGTGGGgtgtttccttattttctgcatcttaatacttattttctgcatcttaaaTACCTTATTTTTTTGCATCTTAATTGGTactgaaattttgtttgtttcagtGGAAGAGGCACTATCAGCATTGACATGTACATGTGATTTTAAGCAAGAACCAGGAGAGTGAGAGTTTTAGTGTGCCGTATTTAGAATTTGCCGATATCTTTTTCCCGTTTCAGCAAGTATTCCTGATAGTGGGGGTAACTCTCAAGTCTGCAGtcttttcttcatgaaatttGTAGATTATCTAAGAAtactaatatcatttaatgGTGACATTTTTTAGCAACTTTTCTTAACCACACTTTTTCATTAAGTTTACTCTTGTTTAATTGACAGATTCTTCCAGTAATGCTAGATATTGGTTCTAACAACGAGAAGTTACTTAATGATCCTCTTTGTAAGTGAAAGGGAAACCTTCATGTCTTTTATCTCCATATTTTCCTTGTAATGTATTTTGCTTATATTGCTCTGTTTCTGTTGTCAATGACGATATATCTGggctttttgttgttgtggtggtggtggtgaaatattttatttaagcctctagttaatatttatgcTTACTTAAcagaaaatttgttgcttgagCTTGCTTCATTTCGtccttttacttgtttaagtcctccaaaaagtattcattactttaataaattccCTCACCAGCATCATCACCTCTTAGTCAACAAACTGTTTTTTCCCAAatgcaaaaaaggaaaaaaaaataaataaagacaatCAAGAACAACCATCaacaacatgaaaaaaaaaagagaagaaaaagatagctACTGAAAAACATTACTacccattttcattatcataatCCTCTACTATGCTTTTCCACCTTCTAACCCATTTTTCCATTGCAGGATTTATTGGAGTTGAGGAGTCCCACAATCTTTATGTTCTGTTTGTTTCTCCATCACTTTTTCAAGGCTGTTCAATTGGAGTTCCATCTTCAGGTAATATTAATGTGTTTGTTTCtaagataattttgttaaacacttgtttttgttgtctCCATCCACCaactgtttgatgaaatgccgcATTGAACAATTTTATGGGTTCTTGGGAAGCATGTGATCTATGTGTTGTggaatttgtataattagttagagtgatttagaaaaacttttgtatttgtagtTGGATAGACAATTCATTCCATATTTAGAGCATGATtaagagttattttgaaaatgttaaaattacttcaaaagatatttgaataatttaaatgacttTCGTCTATTGTATGATGATCACGTTTGATAGAtcgaaaacttttcttcttcttcttcttcttcttcttcttcgtttctTCCTGCTGCCTATTCGACCTTCAACTTTGAGTGTAGTTGCTTGGCTGTCGAATTGCCACCACTCAAAATCACTCCCTCGCCTTCTTATCACTCTTAATTTCCTTAACAACAAAGTCAAACTGCTACAGAACAATcgaatttttgtttgattaattttctatccaCAGGAGGCTTTTGTATGTTGATCacccttgttttctttgaaaagtttaaacttCCATACACGATATATTGGGAAACTTTCACATTCCTCGGGACATTAAAAGCTCAAGAGCATTGATtttgagcaaaataaaaatgaaaatctcttttaatttccagCAACACCATATTTGAagttcattgtattttcttcttccaactacAGGTTGACATGATTGTCTTGACAGATGGAAGTCGTATTCTTGGCCTCGGTGACCTTGGAGTTCAGGGAATAGGAATACCTAGATTGGAGGGAGAAGAGTATCTATCAATTGTTGATGATTTTATGGAAGCCGTGCATACATGTTGGCCTAAAGCTATTGTTCAGGTTTATTGGTTAAGATATCAAACTTTTAACTGTGTTCACTGCCAGTAATCAGTATCGTAATCTcgtaatttgattttgaatgatgcCAGTTTGaggattttcaaatgaaatgggCTTTTGAAACATTACAACGTTATCGTAAGAGGTTCTGCATGTTCAACGATGACATACAAGTGAGTAGTTGATGATGTATTAATGCAGTTGATAATTACTTAAAAGGACATTCGTTTtcgtttatttcatttcataaaggGAACTGCTGGTGTTGCTCTCGTTGGACTATTGGGAACTGTGAGAGCTCAAGGGCGGCCATTGAGTGATTTTGTTAACCAAAAGATAGTAGTGGTAGGGGCTGGAAGGTATTGTCAGCTGtttaactttaacattttctccaaatagCAATACTGCTAACGATTTAGGGATCATAAGCCTTGTCCTCTTTGTTGAAACAAAAGTGGTTGTTTGAAAGAggaattactattactattactattacgtGAATATAAGAGATGAAAACTTTGGAAACTATAGTTCAATCCTTTTGGTTTAACCTTCATTTGTTTCAACATGCtgttttttcccctctttcAACTTTAGTGCAGGGCTCGGTGTTCTTAACATGACTATTCAGGCTGTTTCGAGAATGGCAGGGAACAACGATTCTAGTGCAAGaatctttttctaactttCATTCTCAATTTCTGCATCAGTCTGTCCAAGTTTTTCCTTCCATGAGAGTTACTGATTTCAGAAACCAATCAGATGGGGTTCGGAATTTGGATAGCTTTATTATGGGTTAATTTGTATGACGCAGTTTCTTGTGAAAAGTATGAGGCAGTTGAAGAAGTTAAATGACTTGTGGTGGTAGTAATCATTGTCAAACTCATGtggtttttaacttaaaaagaaagagggaaaatgTGAACTTAGTCCTATGCAGATTAGTGttttaaagaggaaaaatatgaaCTTAGTCCTATGCAGATTAGTGTTTTAAGTCTTCTATCTAATTGTTCGTGGGATAAATGCAGTTACtttatcaaaaacaaagaagaaaaggaagggacCACAAGAAATCAATGGTGGAATCGATCAGGCAGGGTGTGGAAAATTACAactcagtttttgttttcactgTTGAGAACATGAGAAACCTCAAGTTCAAGGAACTCAGGGAGCAGCTGAAGTCAGCTAGCAGGCAAGTTCTACTTTCTGAATTCTGTATTATTTAATCTGCGtcatcatttcaaatattgattagtGATACAAATGTACTTTCTCTATGTTGTTTGGTTAGCTTCTAGATAGCACGAGAAAagatatgaataataaatagcatatttttaaaactcaaaagataaaatcatAATGAATAGCATTCCTTAGGAGAAAGGATGAGGACACGTTGTTTCTATAAacctaattttagttttgccAGTTTGAAATACTTGTGTAGTTtagtttagatatatatttaaactagcACGTTAAATAATAGTTTGCCCTGTTTGTGTTTGCTAAGTTTCAACTAATACTCTcagtatttatctttgtgcttATGTGATAGATTTCTTATGCACTGTAGTGATTTGGggtgttttcttattttctgcatcttagCTACCTTATTTGCTGCATCTTAATTGCTAACGATTTAGGGATCATAAGCCTTGTCctctttgttgaaaaaaaaaagtggttgtttgaaagaggaattactattactattacgtCAAATTAcatattgaatgaaaaagaaaattacaatttcttttagcGCTATGTAATGGTAGTCAGGTATAGTAGTCATGCCTTTGCTCTAGCTTATATATTCATGTCTATGTTACTTTCACActtctatttattaatttcatgaaGTCAGTGGgtttgcaaaatgaaagaatcgTCATCCTTTTTAAACCACTAGTCCTAatgtttcaaatgaattttccaatttctttttgggCTGATGTTTCCATAGCCCGTTTCTTAACAAATTGCATGCCCTCTTCCATTTTTAAGGGTGAGATACCTTTTTGTATCTTATGCCCCAAACAACATTTGTTTCTCATTCCACCCAAAATAATTGGTTATACTTGATTTGTCCAAGACGTTCGGCCTCAACATACAAAGTTGGATCCAAAGAccttaaaatatatctttttggtTATTCTCGTGTTCTTTGAACATTCCTCCTTTTATTCCtcaccttctttctcttcGAATATGAGTCGAGGGAGTATCAAGAGTCAAAGGATGATTTCTTTATCTACAATGTTATCTCTTCTTCTAATCCTCTTTGTGGTTCATCTTCACGTGTGTTTACTTCTATTTGTCAACCCATCACTGAAGTCTATGATCGACGACAACCTTCTTCAATTCCATGCCCTACCCCTAAGGCTTCTTCGTCATTGGATCCAGAAATGAGTGATGATCTTCCTATTGCTCTTCGTAAAGGTAAACTTAAGTGTGCTCatcttatttcctcttctgTTTCATATAACCATTAGTTGTCTTCTGCATGTTCTTTCATTGCATCATTAGAGTTTGTATCATTAAGCCTATTCTCATCTTGGTTGGTGTGTTGCAATGGTGGAGGAGATGATTACTTTAGATGATAATTGTACTTGGGATTTAGTTTCTCTCCCTGCACGAAAAAAGTATATCAGTTGCAAATGGGTGGTTACAATTAAAGTTAATCCTGATGGTTTTGTCGCTCAATTAAAAGTACACCTTGTAGTGAAAGGCTACGCACAAACATGGCGTTAACTATGCTGATACTTTTTCTCGAGTAGTAAAAATGACATTTGTGAGGTTGTTTATTTCACCAACTTCAATCAGTCACTGGCCTTTACATCAgcttgatatttttgaaaaggaggTGTAATTATGAGTCAATAAAAAGGACCTGATCATGTTGAGGAAGGAGACCCAACCTTGTCTGGTTTCGAACTAGATACAGTAGAAAGTGTCTaccatttttcaacttttgactTCCATTTCTGAAAAAGATGGAGTTGTAACTCCCCGGGTTTGGCGTTGCCGTCGACGTCACCGTGAGAAGGTGTGGCCGgaatgaagagagaagagggtgggtgagaggagaggagatgttcaatatttgtttccaacttttttacatCAGCTTGATATTAAAAGTGCATTTTGTTAGGATCCCACCTAATAAGGATTAcctcaagaagaaaagatgaactcaagaatacttaaaaaacatccaaacatgaaatatatattagatctTAGTAACAAGTAACAAGTAACCCTAGCCTTTTGAGAGGGTTAGACTCTCCTAAGGTTCCCTTACAAGGAaaactttctcaaaattcttcacaccTCTCTCCAACCCCTCTccactatttataacaaaaagaactaaCCAACTTACCATCTATTTACTATATGACCTTACTaacaaccattttcattttctcctaataatccactatttttctatctagGGTCCTTACATTACTCCGCCCTTCGAAGACACCTTGCCCTCAAGGTGTGCTTACAAACTACAAACCTTGAACTCTCTACCATACCCCTGCCATCTCGGAAGAAATTTTATTCAGCTTTGCCTTGAAATTCTATTGAGTTGTAATAATTACACTTGCATGCATCCAACCCTTTAGACTCCAAGAACTTCCCCAATCTTCATTCTTCTCACACGGAAAGTGATCCCAATTAACCAACTGCCATTCCCTGATCCTAATTCCATGCCACttgcattttaatttgaagctCTTCCTCTCTAATGGGCTAAGCCCACAATTAACTTTATGACCCCATCCCCAAATCAATTGCACGGCCCATACACCATCTTTCTTAGAATTACCAATGAGCTTCAGGCAATTCCTATCCATTTTCAAGTTACATTTCAGCCACACTAACAAATGGGCCTCAATCAATTTAGCAAATTCAAGCACattaatttcctttctttctttatgaaGGCTGTATTTCTTTGTTATCATCTCATGTTTGCCCACCATCCATATTCCAATAGGATTTCCACTTCCTTAGATAAAGCcgtcaatttatttttctttgaggtATAATGGGCCTCATCCCTTACTTTTGCAATCAGCCCAAAAAGCAACATTTTGGCCCACTTTTGATTAAATTCTTTCCCTAATTTCCATCCACGTGATATACTTTAACCATTGAGGTTTGCATGTGCCAATCCTTCTCCTAGCCTCCACTTTGTTTTCCTGGCCATTTATTAGGAATTTGATCCCCAATTTCTCCACCTAAGCCAAGCCCATTTGAGAAAATCTGGcccttttcatttaatttcagcCCACTAAACAAATCATAACTACTATTGTCTCTAATTTTTCGCCTTAACGTCTGACGCTTCACGTGGGTTGAAGAATcgtttttcttcaagaaatcTTCCCCTTCctttctgaattttttttgtccgTAGCCGCTCACTCCCTCTGCAAATATCAAAGCATTCTTCCCGACAATTTCCGATCTCACTTGCAGCCTCGTTGCTATCCGCGTTCCGACAAACTCCCTTTGTGCCTTAGGTCGACTACCTCCAACGCACCCTGTCTCCATCTCCTCTTCCTGTAACTGGACTTTTCGAcaatccatcttcttctttttttggccACCGGTGACCGACTCAGAATCTTTCCTCCGCCGCGGTTTCTGTTCATCCCCGCCTCGATTTTCTGTCACAACCCAATATGTTTCCATTCGCCAGCCTCTCTATGATCCCTGTACTAATTCCAttgccattttcttccttgTCGTTACCCATTCTATCTTACTCCGATGACCTTCGAAATTcctttattcatcttcttcattgcCTAGCTTCCTCATCCCTTCCCTACTTTGATATAACTCGCATGCCACAAAAGAAAGGCAAGGAAAGTAACGTACCTCAACAAAATCTTGGCCTATATATATGATCAGCCTCTCAATGTTGCCACTCCAATGAGccgtttcttctattttcacaGATCGTATCCAGGTCGACTTGTTCCACATAGGTACTgtttgattcttctttttgttttcttcactaCCACCAAGTATCAATGATCGCTTCCTCAATCGTTTCTTTGCCTTCCTTCTCATCCATAGTGTTTGCCTCCTTTCCCATGCTTCCGCCTTCTCTGTTCGGTGTTTCCATTTCCACCAAGTGTTTGTCTCTGACCACCCCACCCTTAGTCGTCGGCCATGGGAATACACAGTTAGATTTGGCTTCCTCTTcccttcatctttttcatggTCGTTCTTCGATTCCTTCATCTTCAAGTCAttgttccatttttgtttttcttcaactttaattttttctagtttcttcTCCGCtctttctttatctctttgCAGCCCTTCAGAAAGCGTTTGATGTATTGTTTTAGCACTCCTCTCTATTCTTTTTGCCTTGCAATCCACAATCCATTTCTGCATATGCTCCCATGTCCATGGAGTTTCTCCCCTCTCATCCACCTCAAGTTTGCAATTAGCAGCCCATTTAAGTGCTTGCTCCCAAGTCCCTCTCTCAACTGCGGTCGAGTCTTCTTCcatctttcctttcattttcaacaccGATCCCTCCGACGTAGCAGATTCTTCCCGTCGGCAACTAACATTGTTTTCTCGTAATTCCTCTGCCAGCCTTTCGATGCTTTTGGACAACTCCAAAGTTACATCTTTAAGTTCCCTAATGTCCTTCTCATTCTTCTCCAACCTCTCCTCCATTTGTTTTTGCATCCAAGCCCGTGTCATCCCCAAGATGTTacggctctgataccaatttgttaggATCCCACCTAACAAGGATTACCTCAAGGAGAAAAGATGAACTCAAGAATACTTAAAATACAtccaaacatgaaatatatattagaagatCTTAATAACAAGTAACAAGTAACCCTAGCCTTTTGAGAGGGTTAGACTCTCCTAAGGTTCCCTTACAAGGAaaactttctcaaaattcttcacaccTCTCTCCAACCCCTCTCccactatttata
This genomic stretch from Cucumis sativus cultivar 9930 unplaced genomic scaffold, Cucumber_9930_V3 scaffold83, whole genome shotgun sequence harbors:
- the LOC116406288 gene encoding NAD-dependent malic enzyme 62 kDa isoform, mitochondrial-like, with amino-acid sequence MILFDLLELRSPTIFMFCLFLHHFFKAVQLEFHLQVDMIVLTDGSRILGLGDLGVQGIGIPRLEGEEYLSIVDDFMEAVHTCWPKAIVQFEDFQMKWAFETLQRYRKRFCMFNDDIQGTAGVALVGLLGTVRAQGRPLSDFVNQKIVVVGAGSAGLGVLNMTIQAVSRMAGNNDSSLLYQKQRRKGRDHKKSMVESIRQGVENYNSVFVFTVENMRNLKFKELREQLKSASRVVPVHQDPRELEGLNEGANLLKVIFVGWREVFELPSEGVGLQFLASFFMELL